One Nocardia iowensis DNA window includes the following coding sequences:
- a CDS encoding MmcQ/YjbR family DNA-binding protein produces MALTWQDVVALATELPDVEESTWWRSPALKVGGKGFGRLRAEAEGGLVLACELGEKEALLASGDPAFYTTPHYDGHPYILIDLDRVGTEQLREMLDDAWWLTAPAKIRKQRAQRKG; encoded by the coding sequence ATGGCATTGACGTGGCAAGACGTGGTCGCGCTCGCGACCGAGCTCCCCGATGTCGAGGAGTCGACGTGGTGGCGCAGCCCGGCGCTGAAGGTCGGCGGCAAAGGTTTCGGACGACTGCGCGCCGAAGCCGAGGGCGGACTGGTGCTCGCCTGCGAGCTCGGCGAGAAGGAAGCTTTGCTGGCCTCCGGTGACCCGGCCTTCTACACGACACCGCACTACGACGGTCACCCGTACATCCTCATCGATCTGGATCGCGTCGGCACCGAGCAGCTACGCGAAATGCTCGACGACGCCTGGTGGCTCACCGCCCCCGCGAAAATCCGCAAACAGCGTGCGCAGCGCAAGGGTTGA
- a CDS encoding VOC family protein produces the protein MTASVRYIVDNVDDAIHFYELLGFQVQAHPGPGFAMLSQGDLRLLLNTPAGGGGAGQAMPDGTLPEPGGWNRFQLEVDDLDACVERLRAAGVGFRSEIITGNGGKQVLADDPAGNPIELFQPKS, from the coding sequence GTGACCGCCAGCGTGCGCTACATCGTCGACAACGTCGATGACGCCATTCATTTCTACGAACTGCTCGGTTTCCAGGTGCAGGCGCATCCCGGTCCCGGGTTCGCCATGCTGTCGCAAGGAGACTTGCGGCTTCTCCTGAACACCCCGGCGGGCGGCGGTGGTGCGGGCCAGGCCATGCCCGATGGGACACTCCCGGAACCCGGTGGGTGGAATCGATTTCAGCTCGAGGTCGACGATCTCGACGCGTGCGTCGAACGTCTCCGCGCCGCAGGCGTGGGTTTCCGCAGCGAGATCATCACCGGCAATGGCGGCAAGCAGGTGCTGGCCGATGACCCCGCGGGAAACCCGATCGAGCTCTTCCAGCCCAAGTCCTGA
- a CDS encoding HD domain-containing protein, whose product MEFSLDLPCSSLADAVMAVVWSSLPEPIANHSVRSFLFAELLAEHQGLINDPEYDRELVFAAAVMHDLGTGNRAPGKARFEVEGADIAADVLTRHGASAAAVDRVWEAIAFHTSEGIAERRGLLPYLTAEGSKMDIGYNADLTDKYQEAIHAAYPRLNMVKVLTDAIVDHASRSDDSAPIFSLGNLLTKERQATGVTELELLTAGVSPWGD is encoded by the coding sequence ATGGAATTCTCCCTGGATCTGCCGTGCAGCTCGCTTGCGGATGCGGTGATGGCGGTCGTGTGGAGCTCCTTGCCGGAGCCGATCGCCAACCACAGTGTGCGTAGCTTCCTGTTCGCCGAACTGCTCGCCGAGCATCAAGGATTGATCAACGACCCGGAGTACGACCGCGAACTGGTGTTCGCGGCGGCGGTGATGCACGACCTCGGCACCGGGAATCGGGCGCCGGGCAAGGCGCGCTTCGAGGTCGAGGGCGCCGATATCGCTGCGGACGTGCTCACCCGGCACGGTGCGTCCGCCGCGGCTGTGGATCGGGTGTGGGAGGCGATTGCCTTCCACACGTCCGAAGGCATCGCCGAGCGCCGCGGTCTGCTGCCCTACCTCACCGCGGAGGGCAGCAAAATGGACATCGGCTACAACGCGGACCTCACCGATAAGTATCAGGAGGCCATCCACGCCGCCTACCCTCGGTTGAACATGGTGAAGGTCCTGACCGACGCGATCGTCGACCACGCGAGCCGGTCCGATGACAGCGCCCCGATCTTCTCCCTCGGCAACCTACTCACCAAGGAACGTCAGGCGACCGGCGTCACCGAACTGGAACTACTGACCGCCGGAGTATCTCCCTGGGGCGACTAG
- a CDS encoding RsmB/NOP family class I SAM-dependent RNA methyltransferase, with protein MTPPEGNRGNDSRDAGRARNDRSNGTESGRGNAARTNSARTGDSAPRRDNPRGRSDAAGRGQSVSANQRSAQGGSRSTDRAGAKAARPGASAKRGGGPKDRGSAPGGRGGGEVADAPRLVARDVLRAVRERDAYANLVLPGLLRDRRITGRDAALATELAYGACRTRGLLDAVIEAGAGRPIAEIDGPLLDVLRLGVYQLLRTRIGAHAAVDTSVALARTEFGAGKAGFVNAVLRRAGEKTAEEWVAALAPQDPVGRLAFEFAHPVWIAQAFADALGARAGELRDALAADDARPAVHLVARPGEITAEELALVTGGEEGRWSPYAVYLDSGDPGKLEPVREGMAGVQDEGSQLVALALTRAPLNGPDGGRWLDLCAGPGGKAALLGALAAIDGFRVDAVEPAEHRAELVRKSVHGLPVDVHVTDGRASGLTPGYDRILVDAPCTGLGALRRRPEARWRRTPADVAQLVTLQRELLTAAWDLLRPGGVLLYSTCSPHLPETVSVVADAVRRTGAEQLDTRDLLPGVADLGDGPTAQLWPHRHGTDAMFLAALRKP; from the coding sequence ATGACACCCCCGGAAGGCAATCGCGGCAACGACTCTCGCGATGCTGGGCGAGCACGCAACGATCGGTCGAACGGCACCGAATCGGGTCGCGGCAATGCCGCCCGAACGAACAGCGCCCGCACCGGCGACTCCGCTCCGCGACGAGACAATCCGCGCGGGCGTTCCGATGCGGCAGGCCGCGGCCAGTCCGTCAGCGCGAATCAGCGCTCCGCACAGGGCGGTTCGCGCTCGACCGATCGTGCCGGGGCGAAGGCCGCACGGCCGGGCGCGTCCGCGAAACGTGGTGGCGGCCCGAAGGATCGGGGATCGGCCCCGGGTGGACGCGGCGGCGGCGAAGTTGCCGATGCCCCTCGGCTCGTCGCGCGTGACGTGCTGCGGGCCGTGCGCGAGCGCGACGCTTACGCGAATCTTGTACTGCCCGGGCTGCTTCGGGACCGGCGGATCACCGGGCGGGACGCGGCCTTGGCCACCGAGCTCGCGTATGGCGCGTGCCGTACGCGCGGGTTGCTCGACGCGGTGATCGAGGCGGGTGCGGGTCGGCCGATCGCCGAGATCGACGGTCCGTTGCTGGATGTGTTGCGGCTCGGCGTGTATCAGCTGTTGCGGACCCGGATCGGGGCACACGCGGCGGTGGATACCTCGGTGGCGCTGGCGCGCACCGAATTCGGGGCGGGCAAGGCGGGATTCGTGAATGCCGTGCTGCGACGGGCCGGGGAGAAGACGGCCGAGGAGTGGGTGGCCGCACTCGCACCGCAGGATCCGGTGGGGCGGTTGGCCTTCGAATTCGCGCATCCGGTGTGGATCGCGCAAGCCTTCGCGGACGCGCTCGGCGCGCGGGCGGGGGAGTTGCGGGACGCGCTGGCCGCCGATGACGCGCGCCCGGCGGTGCACCTGGTCGCCCGGCCCGGCGAAATCACCGCCGAGGAATTGGCTTTGGTGACCGGCGGGGAGGAAGGCCGGTGGTCGCCCTACGCGGTCTATCTGGACAGCGGCGATCCCGGGAAACTCGAGCCGGTCCGTGAAGGCATGGCCGGTGTGCAGGACGAAGGCAGTCAACTCGTCGCGCTCGCGCTGACGCGGGCGCCGCTGAACGGACCGGACGGCGGGCGCTGGCTCGATCTGTGCGCGGGACCGGGCGGTAAGGCGGCGCTACTCGGCGCACTCGCCGCCATCGACGGGTTCCGCGTCGACGCGGTCGAACCCGCGGAGCACCGCGCCGAGCTCGTCCGCAAGTCCGTGCACGGCCTGCCGGTCGATGTGCACGTGACCGACGGCCGCGCCAGCGGCCTGACCCCCGGCTACGACCGCATCCTCGTGGACGCACCGTGCACCGGTCTCGGCGCACTCCGCCGCAGGCCAGAGGCCCGGTGGCGGCGCACCCCTGCCGACGTCGCCCAACTTGTCACCCTGCAACGCGAATTGCTCACCGCCGCATGGGATCTGCTGCGCCCCGGCGGCGTCCTCCTGTACTCCACCTGTTCCCCCCACCTCCCGGAAACAGTATCCGTCGTCGCCGACGCCGTCCGCCGCACCGGCGCCGAACAACTCGACACCCGAGACCTCCTCCCCGGCGTCGCCGACCTCGGCGACGGCCCCACCGCCCAACTCTGGCCCCACCGCCACGGCACCGACGCCATGTTCTTGGCCGCCCTACGCAAACCCTGA
- the fmt gene encoding methionyl-tRNA formyltransferase yields MRIVFAGTPEPAVPSLRRLVQSERHQVIAVVTRPDAVAGRGRKVTRSPVGLLADEHGIPVLTPRRPSEPEFIEQLTALAPDCCPVVAYGALLPQQVLDIPRFGWINLHFSLLPAWRGAAPVQAAIDAGDEITGASTFRIEAGLDTGPVFGVITDKIAVTDTAGTLLDRLAESGAGLLEATLDGVEDGTLQAVPQPTEGISHAPKVTAETAHIRWDQPALAISRRIRAVTPAPGAWTEVDGNRLKLGPVEMVEEELPVRAIEVRKSGVYVGTATTAVRLNQVQPQGKRMMAALDWARGARLQPGAVVE; encoded by the coding sequence ATGCGCATCGTCTTCGCGGGTACGCCGGAGCCCGCCGTGCCGTCGCTGCGGCGGCTCGTTCAGTCCGAGCGGCACCAGGTGATCGCCGTCGTGACCAGGCCGGACGCGGTTGCCGGGCGCGGCAGGAAGGTGACGAGGTCGCCGGTCGGGCTGCTGGCCGACGAGCACGGCATCCCGGTGCTGACCCCGCGTCGACCATCGGAGCCCGAGTTCATCGAACAGCTCACCGCGCTCGCACCCGACTGCTGTCCGGTCGTGGCCTACGGCGCACTGCTGCCGCAGCAGGTGCTCGACATCCCCCGATTCGGCTGGATCAACCTGCACTTCTCGCTGCTGCCCGCCTGGCGCGGCGCGGCACCGGTGCAGGCCGCCATCGACGCGGGCGACGAGATCACCGGCGCGTCCACCTTCCGGATCGAGGCCGGGCTGGACACCGGGCCGGTCTTCGGTGTGATCACCGACAAGATCGCCGTCACCGACACCGCGGGCACTCTGCTGGACCGGCTCGCCGAAAGCGGCGCCGGCCTGCTGGAAGCGACCCTCGACGGGGTGGAAGACGGCACCCTGCAAGCGGTTCCGCAGCCTACCGAGGGAATCTCGCACGCGCCCAAGGTGACCGCCGAGACCGCGCACATCCGCTGGGACCAGCCCGCGCTCGCCATCAGCCGCCGCATCCGCGCCGTCACCCCCGCGCCCGGCGCCTGGACCGAGGTCGACGGCAACCGACTGAAACTCGGCCCGGTCGAAATGGTCGAGGAGGAACTGCCGGTACGCGCCATCGAGGTCCGTAAATCCGGTGTCTACGTAGGTACCGCAACCACCGCGGTCCGCCTGAATCAGGTTCAGCCCCAAGGCAAACGCATGATGGCCGCCCTCGACTGGGCGCGCGGCGCGCGATTGCAGCCGGGCGCGGTGGTCGAGTGA
- the def gene encoding peptide deformylase, whose amino-acid sequence MTIQPVRLFGDPILRARAAEVTEFDRELQQLVTDLTDTMHDDGGVGMAAPQIGVGLRVFVYDTHDAAGHLVNPQWEVIGDEEQVGPEGCLSIPGVRYDTRRALRVRATGVDMHGAPVEFTAEGLLARCVQHETDHLDGVLFIDRLDPAARKDAMRTIRESDWFSAGVTARPSRSVSGAGQAGPFGRGR is encoded by the coding sequence GTGACCATTCAGCCCGTTCGCCTGTTCGGCGATCCCATTCTGCGTGCCCGCGCGGCGGAGGTCACCGAATTCGACCGCGAACTGCAGCAGCTGGTGACCGACCTGACCGACACCATGCACGACGACGGTGGTGTCGGCATGGCCGCACCGCAGATCGGAGTGGGTTTGCGGGTGTTCGTGTACGACACCCATGACGCCGCGGGGCACCTGGTGAACCCGCAGTGGGAAGTGATCGGCGACGAAGAGCAGGTCGGGCCCGAGGGCTGCCTGTCGATTCCGGGGGTGCGCTACGACACCCGGCGCGCCCTGCGGGTGCGGGCCACCGGCGTCGACATGCACGGCGCGCCGGTCGAATTCACCGCCGAGGGGCTGCTGGCGCGGTGCGTGCAGCACGAGACCGACCACCTCGACGGTGTGCTGTTCATCGATCGGCTGGACCCGGCAGCGCGCAAGGACGCCATGCGGACCATCCGTGAATCCGATTGGTTCAGCGCGGGCGTGACGGCGCGGCCGTCGCGGTCGGTGAGCGGAGCGGGCCAAGCCGGGCCGTTCGGGCGGGGTCGCTGA
- a CDS encoding esterase/lipase family protein, which yields MRQSWGLWGWGYSHLCRAVLVVALAGVAVLGSGAAQAVPAGYRPPEVPTQAGPPQSDHLGAAQYLKTHSNAVPLGTNDFGCKPSTTRPRPVVLAHGTDSSAYSDYSAIAPQLAAAGFCVFALNYGGSPGAETYGTEDVVLSAHQVGGFVDQVLAATGASQVDLVGFSQGATVTRYYVNKLGGAPKVGQWVGLASPSYGGVMYGLVPIAQAVPGALQVFARVTSLAAVQQAQGSPIMTDLNAGGDTVPGPKYTTIGSRFDEMIQPFSNIALRGPGAVNIVVQDHCAADMTGHFHMVYDPFVQQLLLTVLDPSSPAPVCRPVALGTGIPEVIVAGNS from the coding sequence ATGCGACAGTCTTGGGGTTTGTGGGGTTGGGGATATTCACACTTGTGCAGGGCCGTGTTGGTCGTCGCGCTGGCCGGAGTCGCGGTGCTCGGCTCCGGTGCGGCGCAGGCCGTGCCCGCCGGATATCGACCCCCCGAGGTGCCGACCCAAGCCGGTCCGCCGCAGTCCGATCACCTGGGCGCGGCACAGTATCTGAAGACCCATTCGAACGCGGTTCCGTTGGGCACCAACGATTTCGGCTGCAAACCGAGCACCACCCGGCCCCGGCCGGTGGTGCTCGCGCACGGCACCGACTCCAGCGCCTACTCGGACTATTCGGCGATCGCGCCGCAGCTCGCCGCGGCCGGATTCTGCGTCTTCGCGCTCAACTACGGCGGTAGCCCGGGGGCCGAGACCTACGGTACCGAGGACGTGGTGCTCAGCGCGCACCAGGTCGGCGGGTTCGTCGACCAGGTGCTCGCGGCGACCGGTGCCAGCCAGGTCGACCTGGTCGGATTTTCCCAAGGTGCGACGGTGACCCGGTATTACGTCAACAAGCTCGGCGGCGCACCGAAGGTCGGGCAGTGGGTCGGCTTGGCGTCGCCGAGCTACGGCGGCGTGATGTACGGACTGGTGCCGATCGCGCAGGCGGTGCCCGGCGCCTTGCAGGTGTTCGCCAGGGTGACCTCGCTCGCGGCGGTGCAGCAGGCGCAGGGTTCGCCGATCATGACCGACCTCAACGCGGGCGGCGACACGGTGCCCGGCCCGAAATACACGACGATCGGCAGCCGGTTCGACGAGATGATCCAGCCGTTCAGCAACATCGCGCTGCGCGGTCCCGGCGCGGTGAACATCGTGGTGCAGGACCACTGCGCCGCGGACATGACCGGGCACTTCCACATGGTGTACGACCCGTTCGTGCAGCAGTTGCTGCTCACCGTGCTCGATCCGAGCAGCCCCGCGCCGGTCTGCCGTCCGGTCGCCCTCGGCACCGGCATTCCCGAAGTGATCGTCGCGGGCAACTCCTGA
- a CDS encoding PadR family transcriptional regulator: MEHQGHREFGRRGPRQRPGGEDFDPRQRFRRGGRHGHGPDFGPGFGPGFGPGFGPHFGRGRGRGGRGRRGDVRAAVLLLLTERPMHGYELIQQIRERSDDIWRPSPGSIYPALAQLEDEGLVLIEKIAGRKTAQLTEAGTAYVTEHRDDLGDPWADVKEDVGAQAIDLRELVGQLMGAVAQVAAAGTPAQAARAAELLTETRKSLYRILAEDETPEK; the protein is encoded by the coding sequence ATGGAACACCAAGGACATCGAGAATTCGGACGACGTGGCCCCCGGCAGCGGCCGGGCGGCGAGGACTTCGACCCACGGCAGCGGTTCCGCCGCGGCGGCAGGCACGGTCACGGTCCCGACTTCGGACCGGGCTTCGGCCCAGGGTTCGGGCCGGGCTTCGGACCGCACTTCGGTCGTGGTCGCGGCCGCGGCGGTCGGGGCAGGCGCGGCGATGTGCGCGCGGCCGTGCTGCTGCTGCTCACCGAGCGGCCGATGCACGGCTACGAGCTCATCCAGCAGATCCGCGAGCGCAGCGACGACATCTGGCGCCCAAGCCCCGGATCGATCTACCCTGCGCTGGCGCAGCTGGAAGACGAGGGCCTGGTCCTCATCGAAAAGATCGCCGGGCGCAAGACGGCACAACTGACCGAGGCAGGCACCGCCTATGTCACCGAACATCGGGACGACCTGGGCGACCCGTGGGCGGACGTCAAGGAAGACGTCGGCGCGCAGGCGATCGACCTGCGGGAACTCGTCGGCCAGCTGATGGGCGCGGTCGCACAGGTCGCGGCGGCGGGCACCCCCGCGCAGGCGGCACGCGCGGCGGAACTGCTCACCGAGACGCGCAAGTCCCTATACCGAATTCTTGCCGAAGACGAGACCCCCGAAAAGTAA